In the Leptotrichia sp. oral taxon 223 genome, CAATCATCAAAAATTTCATTATTTACCATCCTTAATAACTAAAAATTTATATAAAAATCAAAAAAAATTAGGCTTTTATGAGATAACTTTAAAAATAAAATAGTCCCTTTGCCTAATTTCATACTTATTTTTTACACTTTCTATTTTTTACCGCCAAAAAATTTCCCAACTAATCCCATTACATCGTCCACTACGTTTCCATCTTTATTTGCATCGAGCATGTTTGTAATTGTGCTCATAATTCCACCTTCACCTGTGAAGTTTGATGCAAGGTTTGAAGTTAAGTTTCCGATTCCTTGTGCATCCAGATTATTTTCTTTTTTTTGCTGTCCCAATGCTCCTAATACAAGTGGAGCCAATGTTTGTAAGATTTTCATGCTTCCTTGGTTATCAAGTCCGCTTGACTGTGAAACGGCGTTTGCTACATTTTGTGTATTATTTCCAAACAAATGTCCTAAAATTCCTGCACCATCCTTTAAATCAGGATTTTGCAAATAACTTCCAAGATTATTTAATACTGAAGAACCGTCGTGCTGATTTAACGCATTGTTCAATCCTTCCGCTTTTTCACTGTTGTTTGCATTTTTATTGACTGCTGCCAATATTGCAGGCAAGGCTGCCGCTACTCCATTTTTTACTTGCGTGCTGCTTCCTCCTATCTGTTCTGTCAATTTTCCTAAATCCTGTCCTTGTAAAAGTCCAAATAATGCTTCTAAATTCATCTTCCCTCCTGTTTTTTATTTCTTAAATTATTGCTTTTATTTCAAGTTTACTGCCACTTTAGTATTTTTTTCATCATTATTTTTAAAATTTAAATTTTGAATACTTGTTACAGTATTTTCAGTTTCTGATTCCCTTGCATAAAATATAAATTCACTTGTTACAGAGTCTATCTGGATTCCATAAGTTATCCCATTTGTATATGTCAGTAAGCTTGACAGTTCCTTATCTCCCAAATTCGCCAAGATTTTTGTATAAATTGCTCTTGCTTCAGCTTCCTTGATGTTTTCATCAGATACTTGTATCAGATTAATTACCATATTTTCAATTATTGCAAGATTAGCCCCATCCACCTTTCCTACCTTTAAAAATATGCTTGTAGCACTTATTCCGCTGTAATCCAACGCATAAATAGCATCTCCCTTTGAATGGATTTTAGCATAATAGTAGTTCTTGTTTTCATACGCCAATTTTTCAAAATCTCCAATACTTATTTTATTATCTTTAGACTTTTTAGAAAAAGTTTCAATTATTTTTTCAATTGAATTATTTGAAAAAATATTTTCCTGTGCAGCTTTATTCTGTATATTTTCTGAATTTTTCTTTTTCTCCTGACTCTCCTTTTTGTCACAACTCATCATAAAAATAAATAAAAAAAGCAAAAATACAACTCTACTTTTATTCAACATTTTTACTACCACCTAATTTTATATACTTAAACTTCTCCAAAACCGAATCAGCCTAAAATTTATTACAGTAATCAATTCTTTATTTGTAGCAATACAATTTTGAAGCAATTTTATACATTATACAATATTATTCTTAATTTTTCCATATTTTTTCAAAAAAAAAGACTATCTAAAAATAAGTTATACTCATCTTAAATAGTCTTAAAAATTTATAAAAACAAAAACTTATTATTTTTCAATTTTTGTGTAAGGCATTAAAGCGATTTGTCTAGCTCTTTTGATTGCTTTGGCAATTTTTCTTTGAACTTTAGCTTCTAATCCTGTTACTCTCGCTGGAGAGATTTTTCCTTTATCATTCATAAAGTTTTTTAACAGTTCAACGTTTTTATAATTAATATCTTCTACTTTAAATTTAACTTTTGGACGTCTTTTTCTTCTTTTAAATTCTGTAACTGGTTTAGCTCTCATTAATTTGCACCTCCTAAAACTTTTATAGCAAATTTTATTTTTTATTATAAAATTTACTTAACTGTTATTAAAATGGAAACTCTTCATCGTCATCCATGTCATCATTATCGTTATCAAAAGTATCATTTTGTACCGGTTTGCTGTTATTGCTGCTAAAAGATTTGTTTTGCTGGTAACCTCCACTATTTCCAGAACTTCCTGCACTTTCAACAAATTCAAAGCTGTTTACAACAACTCTTGTCATTCTTCTTTTTTCACCGTTCTGTTCGTAACTGCTTACGCTCAAACGTCCCTGTACAAGAATTCTGTTACCTTTTCTAAAATATTCGGCAATTGTTTCTGCGGTTTTCTCCCAGACAGTACAGTCAATAAACTCCACTTCATCTCTTGTTTTTTGCACAGCTAATGAAAAATTTGCAAACGCCTTTCCTCCTGAAGTATATTTTAACTCAGGATCTCTTGTCATTCTTCCCATCAGTATTACTACATTCATAATTTTTCCCCCTAATTTTTATATTTATTTTTAAAATTTAAAATAACAAAACCTCAAATTTAATTTATAAGCATTAACCCTCTTATAACTTAAGTTATTTAAAATTAATCATTTTTAACAATCATGTATTTCAAAAGTGATTCGTTAATGTTTAATTTTGCTTCAATTTCAGTAAACTTAGTCCCATCTGCCTGGAATGTTGTTAAAACATAATATCCATTTTCTTTTTTCTTGATTGGGTAAGCTAATTTTCTATCTCCCCAGATTTCTGTCTTAACTTCAGTTGCTCCAGCGGCTGTCAATGTATTTTCTACAAATGCAACTCCAGCCTGTTTTTCTTCATCTGTCAATTGTGTAGACAAAATAAACATAATTTCGTAATTTCTCATTTCTTTCTCCTTTCCTATGGCTTTTTAGCCCTACTTCCATAAATAGAGCAGGTTATATAATTATAACAAAAAAAACTAACAAAATCAAGCCATTTTCAAAATTATTTATACCGTCTTCTTTTTTTCAAAATTTGAATAGACAAAAATAAAACTATTTAAGATTATCCGCTAAATAGTTTGTATTTTTATAATAAATTGTTTTAAAATAACTTTCTTTGCATTAGGCTTGTTTTTTGATTACTCTTCAAAAAATGGCGGCAATACAAAATTATCATCCTCTTCTTTGTCTTCTTCGTAACCATCTTCTTCATTTTGATAATTATTTTCTTCATCAGCTTCTTCCACTTTATTTTCTACGTCTGCTTTTTCTTCTTCCGGTGCAAACCTAATTGTTCTTGAAGCTTCTTCTGGATTAGTTGTTAAAAATTCTTCCTGAAAATCTGTCGCTACCAGTGACACGCTTATTGTGCCTTCCAGTTCAGGCTCCATAATGTATCCCCATAATAAGTTAGCCTTATCATGCCCTGCTTTTTCTGCGATTGTCTGAGCAACTTCCTGTATTTCCTGTAACCCAATATCCGGCCCAGCTGTAACGTTTATCAAGATTTTTCTTGCTCCTTCAATGGATTTTTCCAGCAATGGGCTGTTTAATGCCTGTGCTGTTGCACTCTTAGCTTTTTCATCGCCATTTGCCTCTCCAAATCCTAACATTGCAATTCCTGAGTTTTGCATAATGGATTTTACATCTGCAAAATCCAAGTTTACAATCCCTTGTTTTGTAATCAAGTCAGAAATCCCTTTTATTCCCATTTTCAAAACGCTATTCGCTTCTTTAAAGGCATTCATCAATGAAATATTCATTCCTGGTATTTCAAAAAGCCTGTCATTTGGAATGGCAATTAATGTGTCCACATTTTCTCTTAAATTATCAATTCCAACTGCAGCATTATTTTTCTTTAATGGCCCTTCAAATCCAAATGGCTTTGTAACAATTGCTACAGTTAAAATTCCCATTGCTTTTGCAACTTCAGCAATTATTGGAGATGCTCCTGTACCTGTTCCACCACCCATTCCAGCAGTTATGAACAGCATATCTGTTCCTTCTAGCACTTCTTTTATTTTTTCTTCTGATTCCTTTGCCGCAATCCTCCCTTTTTCAGGATCCGCTCCAGCCCCCATTCCTCGCCCTAAAAGAACTTTTATAGGTGCTTTTGATCTATCTAAATCCTGCTGATCTGTATTTATCGCTATAAAATCAACAGTCGTTATATTACTTTCAATCATATCGTTTATTGCATTTCCACCAGCTCCACCTACTCCCACTACTTTCAGTTTCGCTGCATTACTAAAGTTATCCATTTTTTCTTTGCTACTTAAGATTACTATAACTTAATTAAAGTAGCTTCTCCTTTCTCTTATTTTAACACACAGTATTATTTCACAACAATATCTATAAATCTCAAATCCATAGAAGTTACGGGTCTTTCTTTTTTTATCTTTTCGTACAGTTTATATGCATCATTATATTTTTTTTCCGTTACTAAAGTATCTGTTATAATTTTTACATTATTATTAAGTATTATTTCATAATTTTTTTCAGATTGCCGTATTTCTGAAATCATAGCATAAAAGTCTTTATTTTTTATTTTAGAAAGTATTGTTTTTATTTGATTTAAACTTTCATCACTTGTGTAATCTATTACAGGAATATTTTTTGAAGGATCTTCTAAAATATCACCGTATATATTTAAATCTTTATCTGCTAAAAGTGTTTTATCTCCCTTTTTCACATACGCATAAGGCTCCCTTTCTTCCAGAATTACCTTTATTTTGCTTGGAAAAAGTTTTTTTACCGATACTTTTTTTACTCTCACATCGGTTTTTATAAGATTTTCAATTTCATTGGTGTTTAGATACACAATATTTTTACCTTTCATCTGTTCCAACTGAACAGCTATATCCTGCTTTAACAATTTTGAATGCCCTTCTATTAGAACTTCCTGAATTTTAAAATAATCCGTATCTACAAATCTTTTACCAAAAAACATCATTCCCGCCAATAAAAATAATAAAATTAATACCTTAACTGACTTTTTCATATTCAAACTCCGTTTTTTCTATTATTATACACTTTTTTTTGATTTTATTCAACATATTAAATAAATTTATTTAAATTTATGATAAAATTAATCAAAAACTAAGTTCAAATGCTTAGGCTTGTTCATTGATATCTGATTTGAAATCAACCTTTCAGTATTACTATTTCTGTTTCCAGCTTTGCTCCAGATTTTTCAAAGACAGTTTCCTTTACATGTTCAATAACAGAAATAACGTCATTAAAAGTGGCATTTCCTAAATTTGTTATAAAATTTGGATGTTTTGGCGAAACTGCCGCATCTCCAACTCTATACCCCTTTAAACCAGCATCAGAAATAAGTCTTGCCGCAAATGTCCCTTCTGGATTTTTAAATGTACTTCCTAAATTAGGCAAGTCTAGCGGATGCTTTGCTTTTCTCTGTTCCCTCTTATCTTCTGAAGCAGCCTTGTCAAATCCGAACCCAAATTTGAAAAGGGCAGAAACTACAATCCATTTGTTTTCCTTTATCTCAGTAGTTCTGTATTTAAAGTTCAAGTCTGCTGTCCTAATTTTTACAATTTCTCCGTTATTTTTACAGACTTCCACTTCTTCAATGCAGTCAAAAATTTCTGTTCCGTAAGCTCCACCATTCATATTTACAAGTCCGCCAACAGATCCTGGAATGCCCGTAATATTTTCCAGTCCTGAATAATTATGTTTTTCCATAAAATCTATTAAATCGTCCAGATCCAGTCCAGCTTCCACTCTTACCAAATCATAGCTGTCCTCTTTTTCCCCGTTTTCAACTTTTTCCTCAACTGTTATATTTTTTAACCTTTTCAATGACAAAAAGCTTATATCCAAATTTCCGTCATTAATAAGGGTATTTGTTCCATTTCCTAAAAGGAAAATATTATTTCTGGTTTGTAAAACTTCTTTTAATTCATTTTTGTCATCTATGAAAATAAGCTCTTTTGCCGTTCCGCCAACTTTCATATTTGAATATTCCTTCATCTTGGCATTTTTTATTATTTCCATTTTTTATTTTACTCTCACTTTCTATGAATCTTTGTATAAGCGTTATTGTATCAGTTATTCTACAATATTATTTATTCTAACCATCAATTTCCATCTTTTTCAAGTCATTTGCAATCTCATGAGCCACTCTTGATACGCTTCCAGCTCCCATAAATACATAAGTATTTCCACTATTTCTATCATTTTTTATAATGTCTTCTATTTCTTCCTGAGTTTGCACCCTGACATTTCCTCCGATTTTTTCTGCAAGCAATTCTGAAGTTACACCGTAAGTGTTATCCTCGCTTGCTGCATATATTGGAAGTAAAATCAAGTCATCAGCGTCTTTTAATGAAGTTACGAAATCATCAAAGAAAAATTTTGTGCGGCTGTATCTGTGAGGCTGGAAAATTACAGTTACTTTGCCTTTTTCAGTATTATGTGCCGCATTGATTGTTACTTTCACTTCTGTTGGATGATGTGCATAGTCGTCAATTAATCTCAAATTATTATCGTAAATAACTTGGTATCTTCTGTTTGCGCCTTTAAATTTTAAGATTCTTTCCTTTACTTTTTTCATATTGCAGTTAAATTCATGGGCAAAATAAATTACCGGAAGTGAATTTGAAACATTATGATCTCCTGGAATGCTCAAGCTGAATGTGCCCAAATCTTCACCTTTTTTCACAACTTCAAAACTTGTTATTCCATCCTCCACTCTTATATTTTTGGCGTAAATATCAGCCGTTTCATCTTTTATGCTATACCAGACCACATTTTTATTTTTTATATTAAGCCCAACTTTTCCAACAGTATCCATGCAAAGAACAGCAATTTTTTCGGTACTGTCGATAAACTGCTCAAATGATTTCTTTATATTTTCAAAAGTTCCGTGATGATCCAAATGATCAGCCTCCACATTTGTTACAACAGAATATTTTGGTTTTATGTATAAAAATGAATTGTCACTTTCATCAGCTTCGGCAATAAAATATTCTGAGTTCCCAATCTGACTGTTACTGCTTATTTCTGGAATAATTCCTCCTACCACTATAAACGGCTCCTTTTCCAAAAGTGCCACGCTCATCATTGAACTTGTAGTAGTCTTTCCGTGAGTTCCTGCCACAGCGATTCCATCAAATCTATTCATTATTTCAGCAAGCAGCTCCCCTCTTTTTATTTTTTTTATATTATTATCAACAATATATTTGTATTCAGGGTTTGTTTCTCTTATTGCAGTTGAATATACAAATAAATCTATCCCTTTATCCTTTACATTTTCTTCCACTTGCCCTATGTAAACTTTTATTCCCATATCTTCCATATCTTTAGTTACAGGCTTTCTTTCCAAATCTGAACCTGCCACATTAAATCCGTCCGATGCCAGAATTTTTGCAAGTCCGCTCATTCCAATTCCGTTTATTCCGCTAAAATATACGTTATTTACTTTTGTTAGCATTTCTCCTCCAAATTTTCTTTTCTTGTTGTTAGTTTATTTATTCAAATTCCCATTTCTTTTACTATTATTTCTGCTGAATTGCCTTTTTTCAAGGTTTTTACATTTTCACTCATAAATTCCAGCATTGATGCCTGTCGCACTATTGATAATGCTTCGTCTATCGCTTTTTCTGCTGTTTCGTTTGTAAATATTTTTGCACCATTTGCATACTCCAGCACATCTGCATTTTCCTTTTGTCCGACAAAGTCGTATGGAATCAATACTGACGGTTTTTCAAGCTGGATAAGTTCAGAAATAGTCAAAGCTCCCGCACGGCAGATTACAATATCGGAAGCTGCCATCAATTCTGGAACATTTTCAAAATATGGCTCAACCACCGCTGTTCCAAAATCTCTTATTCTGTAAGTTGATGCTTCATAGTTATCTTTTCCTGTCGCCCAGAACAATCGTATTCTCTTGTCTTCCATTATCGTTTTCCATTTTTTCAAAATTGCCTCGTTTATATTCTTAGCACCAAGACTTCCACCAATTACAAGAACGACTCTTTCATCATCCTTTATTCCAAGCTTTCGTCTTTCCTCCTGTTTATTTTTCCCGTAAAACTCTTCCCTCAGCGGATTTCCAGTCACAACAAATTTTCTTTTATATTTTTCCTTGATGCCTTCAAGTGTATTTTCAAAAGCGATAAATACCTTTTTTGCACCTTTGTAAAACCATTTGTTGGCCTGCCCCATTGTGTGATTCTGTTCCTGTAAATAATACGGTATTCGTAGCACATTAGCCGCTATTAGCACCGGTATTGTTATATAGTTTCCAAACGCTATAATTTTTGCAGGCTTTTCCTTTTTTAACAGTTTTATTGCGCCTGCCGTTGCAGTTATCATTTTAAATCCTGATTTTATACTTCTTAACGGCAGTATATCCAGCCCAACAAACCTAAAATTTTCATTTGGGACAATATCCTTTTCCATTCTGTGCTTTGTTCCGATAAATAGCGTATCTATGCCCTTTTTCCTAACTTTTTTTGCGATTGACAAGGCTGGATAAATATGTCCGCCTGTTCCTCCTGTAGTAAATACTACCTTTTCCATTTTTTATTTTCCCTCTCGTTTTTATTTATTATTCAAAATTTATTTTATTTCTACATCATATAATCCATTTCCCGCAGTTTATCAAGGTTTCTTCCCATTTCCTGCCTGTATAGCGCCCGCAATATATTATAAACAATTCCTAAAGTCATCATAACTACTATCATTGTGCTTCCGCCGTAACTCATCATCGGAAGAGGAATCCCTGTAGAAGGTATCAGCTGGCTTGCAACCGCTACATTTCCAATTATCTGGGTGGCAAACATTATAAAAATGCCGCTTAATAGATATTTTGCATACAAATCCTTTATTTTTCTCAATGCAATCCCTATTATAATTAACAAGGCCGCATATAATCCCAATAAAAACAAGACTCCCAAAAATCCATTTTCCTCAGCAAATCCTGAAAAAACATAATCTGTATGTATTTCCGGCAAAAAATTATATTTCTGCAGCCCATTTCCATAAAATCTTCCGCTAACTTTTCCATTCGCTATGGCAATCAGCGATTCTGCGGTCTGCCCTCCGCCGTCTTTAGATTTATATTCAACAAGCCTGTTTACCCTATATCCAACCTTTGTTATCGCAAGCCATCCTCCGATTCCAATTATTGCTGAATAAGTCGAAATTATTGAAAATTTTACTTCCGCAATGAATAAATAAGTCAATGCTATTATTGTAATTTGCGCCGTACTGCTAAATGCCTTTTCAAATAAAATAAGAAACATATATATAAATGAACTTATCATCATAATTCCACTTGTTATCTTAGGAAATTTTTTTATTTTATTTCGTGTCTTAAATATATAAGCAAGCGTTGATAACGTAATAATTAAAAATAATTTAGCAAATTCTGAAGGCTGAAGCAGTATTATTTGCAGATCAATCCAGCGTTTTGCTCCATTTACCGTTTTTCCCGCCAGCAGCACCAATATAAGCCCGAAAGCCCCTATAACGTATAAATACTTCGCTATATCCTTATACTTCTTATAATTTACATTGGCTGTAAATGCAAACAGCCCCCATCCTACAACTAGCCACATTGCCTGACGCATTAAAAAATAATAGCTTTTTCCATATTCCTTTTGCCCTTTTGGAAAACTGAGACTTGCTATCGTTATAAGACTCAATGCTGAAAGCATTATAATTATAATTATAAAACTCGTTCCCAATATTTTTTTACTATTCACTTTTTTCTCCTAAATTACATTTTTCCAAAAAATAAAAATTATTTTCCTATAATTTTTTGTGTCAATTCCTTAAACACTTTTCCTCTATGCTCAAAGCTTTTAAATTGGCAAAAACTTGATGTCGCAGGTGAAAACAGCACTGTCTGGTTTTTTGAAAAATCTAAATTTCCCTTCAGACAATTCAGCACATTTTCAACTGTTTCCAAATTCTTATAATTTTTATACCCAATTTTTTCCATATCATTAATCAAAATCTGAGCATTATCCCCAATCAGGTAAACAAAGTCAACTTTTTCCTTAACTCTCTCAATCAGAGGCATATTATCAATTTTCTTATCATCTCCTCCTAAAATCATAATAATAGAATTATTAAACGAATCAATCGCCTTTAATGTTGATTCTACATTTGTACCCTTAGAGTCATTGATAAACGTCGTATTTTCTTTTACAAAAAAGTTTTCCAGTCTATGCTCAAGCGCAGTTGTCGATTTTAAAAATTTCACTAATTTTTCATTTTCCACATTCAATATTTTCGCCGAACTTATCAAAAATAACATATTTTCCAAATTATGTCTACCCTTTAATGACAATTCTTCAGTTTTTAACAAAATTTCTGAAATTTCATCAATTTTTTCACCAAAATTCTGAATTTCATCAATCCGTTTATTCAAATCCTTCATTACACGGATATTATTTTCATAAACAAAAACTGTTCCCTTTGCCTCTGTACTCAAATACACCTTTTGAGCCTTTATTTTCTCCTTTATCCCGCTTCGTTCATATAGCTTTGCAAAAACTTCATCATCCAGATTAATCAGCGCAAAATCATTTTCTGTCTGCTTATCAAAAATCGCAAACTTTGTAATATAGTAATCTTCCACCGTATCATACCGTGTCAGATGATCTGGCGTCAAATTAATTATCCCGGCGATATTTGAATGAATTTGCGGATTATTTTCCAATTGGTAGCTGCTAAGCTCCAACACAATATAATCCAGCTCTTCCTCATCAGCCACCAGTTTTGCAAATGAAAAACCTGCATTTCCAGCAAGTTTTGCACGAAATCCAGCAAAGTTAAGTAATTCTGCCATTTTAGTAGATGTTGTAGTTTTTCCATTTGTCCCAGTAAACGAAATAATTTTTATATTTTTATCCACATATTTATAAGCCAGATCAATTTCTGAAATAATCTTAATACCCTTTTCCTTTGCAACTTTCAGAAGTTCCGCCTTCCAAGGAATCCCTGGACTTTTTACTATAAATTCAATTTTTTCCTCATTCAAAAGTCTAATTCCCTCTGCTGACGGCATCGCAGCCTTGTCATCTATCAAATATACTTCATATCCATTTTTTTCCAGCAGTTCCTTAGCGCCAAGCCCGCTTAACCCAGCACCAAATACAATTCCCTTTTTATCCATGTGATTTTTTCCTCTTTCTATTATTTATTTTATATTTCTAAATTCCAAATTCTTAAGTACTCAACTAAATTATTTTTTATAAAAGTAAATTATTGTTAATAAATATTATTTCTTTTATTTTTTATGTTATTTTTTATTTCAACGCAAAGGGGAACAGTCGCCATCCCCTTTTATTTCGCAATATTAGTTATTTCAATTTCTTCAAATTATAGCATCTGAAGATTTTGGCGAAAGTGCTACGCACTAATCCCCGCTTGTCTAAGCAGTAGTCAATTATACAATGTTAAAATAACCGTTATTGCGAAAGAGGGCATGGCGTTTGATGCCCTTACGTTAGAAAAATTACTTAGTTAAATACTCAAAGATAAAATTTAAAATTAGTTTGCAGGGGAAAAATCCCCTGCTTTATTATTTATCTTAATTTCAAAATTACAAATGTTAATAGACATGTCATTATTGAAACAATCCAGAATCTTATTGTAACTTTTGTTTCAGGAAGCCCTAGTAGTTCAAAGTGATGGTGAATTGGAGCCATCTTGAATACCCGTTTTCCAAAAGTTTTAAAATGCCAGACTTGAATCATAACTGACAAGGCCTCCATAATAAATATAAATCCAGCAATTGGCAATAACAATTCCTGTTTTATGAAAATAACGATAATTCCTAAAATTCCTCCCAGTGTCAGAGAGCCAGTATCTCCCATAAATACTTGCGCCGGATAAAAATTGTACCATAAAAAACCAATTAACGCACCTATTACCGAAGCTAGGTAAACTGTTATTTCTGATACTTCTGGAATATGATACAGATTTAAATATTTTGCATAATTATGGTGTCCTGTCAAATATGTTATTATAAGAAGCGTAATACTTACTACAATTATTGGCCCACTTACAAGTCCGTCCAGCCCGTCTGTCAAGTTTACCGCATTTGAAGAGCCAATAATTACAAATCCCATAAATATGAAAAATAAAATAGGCGTTATATATAAATATGAATTTTTAAATAATGGATTTACTATTGAAAAATCAACCGTTTTATTAACCAGTCCAAATTTATATACAAACAAAAATGTCAATGCTGTAATGATAAGCTGTCCCAATATTTTTTTCTTTCCAGAAAGTCCGCTTTTATGTCTTGTTAATTTCAAATAATCATCATAAAACCCAATTGTCGTAAATAAAATTGTAATTATAAACAGAAATACAATAAATTTATTTGTGAAATTACCAGCGATGGCAGTTGCAAATAAAATTGCGCCAATTATTAAAAGCCCTCCCATTGTAGGCGTTCCCGACTTGTCAAAATGTGATTTAGGCCCTTCCTCCCTTGCTGTATCTCCATATTTTTTCTTTTTAAGCCAGGCAATGAACGGCTTACCCAAAATCAGCATAAACAAAAACCCGATCATAAACGCCACAGATGCCCTCAACATTATTGATTTAAAAACACGTAAAACTCTCCAGTTATTTATAAATAACTCTTGCAGTAAATATAACATTCCTTATTGTAGAATTTTTTTACTCAATAATCCATACTCAAACAAATTATGCAGTAATAAAAAACTCTTCTCCTTTCTTCATTTAAAATATTTATTTTTCTATGATTTCTTCTAATCTCATTCCCCGTGATGCTTTTAACAGCACTACCTTTTCTTTTGAAATCTGTCTTATTTTTTCTTTTATCTCTTCCTTTTCATCAAAATGTCCAAATTCCTTATTTTTCAAATTTTCATTTTCTGAATTCCCATTGTCCACATTTTCCTTTATTTTTTCAAATAGACTTTTCATTCTTTTTCCAAACAAATAAAGCTTGTCAAATTTTATATTTTTTATTGTATTAAAAATGTCGCTATGAAGTTCAAGCTCGTTTTCTCCCAGTTCCAGCATATCCCCCAGAACCACGACTTTTAACCTGTCGTTATATATTTGGGAAAATGTTTCAAGTGACTTCTCCATAGACATTGGACTTGCATTATAGGCGTCATTAATATATGTTGTACTGCCGCTTTCAATTATTTGAAACCGCATTCCAGTCAAGCCAATATTTTTCACAGCTTCACCGATTACTTTATCTTCCATTCCGAACTGTTTAGCCACAGCAATTGCCATAACTAAGTTTAATACATTATGTTCTCCCAGAACATTCGTCTTATAATTTCTTTCAACCGTGCTTTGACAAATTTTTCCAAAATATTTTAG is a window encoding:
- the murG gene encoding undecaprenyldiphospho-muramoylpentapeptide beta-N-acetylglucosaminyltransferase — translated: MEKVVFTTGGTGGHIYPALSIAKKVRKKGIDTLFIGTKHRMEKDIVPNENFRFVGLDILPLRSIKSGFKMITATAGAIKLLKKEKPAKIIAFGNYITIPVLIAANVLRIPYYLQEQNHTMGQANKWFYKGAKKVFIAFENTLEGIKEKYKRKFVVTGNPLREEFYGKNKQEERRKLGIKDDERVVLVIGGSLGAKNINEAILKKWKTIMEDKRIRLFWATGKDNYEASTYRIRDFGTAVVEPYFENVPELMAASDIVICRAGALTISELIQLEKPSVLIPYDFVGQKENADVLEYANGAKIFTNETAEKAIDEALSIVRQASMLEFMSENVKTLKKGNSAEIIVKEMGI
- a CDS encoding FtsW/RodA/SpoVE family cell cycle protein yields the protein MNSKKILGTSFIIIIIMLSALSLITIASLSFPKGQKEYGKSYYFLMRQAMWLVVGWGLFAFTANVNYKKYKDIAKYLYVIGAFGLILVLLAGKTVNGAKRWIDLQIILLQPSEFAKLFLIITLSTLAYIFKTRNKIKKFPKITSGIMMISSFIYMFLILFEKAFSSTAQITIIALTYLFIAEVKFSIISTYSAIIGIGGWLAITKVGYRVNRLVEYKSKDGGGQTAESLIAIANGKVSGRFYGNGLQKYNFLPEIHTDYVFSGFAEENGFLGVLFLLGLYAALLIIIGIALRKIKDLYAKYLLSGIFIMFATQIIGNVAVASQLIPSTGIPLPMMSYGGSTMIVVMMTLGIVYNILRALYRQEMGRNLDKLREMDYMM
- the murD gene encoding UDP-N-acetylmuramoyl-L-alanine--D-glutamate ligase codes for the protein MDKKGIVFGAGLSGLGAKELLEKNGYEVYLIDDKAAMPSAEGIRLLNEEKIEFIVKSPGIPWKAELLKVAKEKGIKIISEIDLAYKYVDKNIKIISFTGTNGKTTTSTKMAELLNFAGFRAKLAGNAGFSFAKLVADEEELDYIVLELSSYQLENNPQIHSNIAGIINLTPDHLTRYDTVEDYYITKFAIFDKQTENDFALINLDDEVFAKLYERSGIKEKIKAQKVYLSTEAKGTVFVYENNIRVMKDLNKRIDEIQNFGEKIDEISEILLKTEELSLKGRHNLENMLFLISSAKILNVENEKLVKFLKSTTALEHRLENFFVKENTTFINDSKGTNVESTLKAIDSFNNSIIMILGGDDKKIDNMPLIERVKEKVDFVYLIGDNAQILINDMEKIGYKNYKNLETVENVLNCLKGNLDFSKNQTVLFSPATSSFCQFKSFEHRGKVFKELTQKIIGK
- the mraY gene encoding phospho-N-acetylmuramoyl-pentapeptide-transferase gives rise to the protein MLYLLQELFINNWRVLRVFKSIMLRASVAFMIGFLFMLILGKPFIAWLKKKKYGDTAREEGPKSHFDKSGTPTMGGLLIIGAILFATAIAGNFTNKFIVFLFIITILFTTIGFYDDYLKLTRHKSGLSGKKKILGQLIITALTFLFVYKFGLVNKTVDFSIVNPLFKNSYLYITPILFFIFMGFVIIGSSNAVNLTDGLDGLVSGPIIVVSITLLIITYLTGHHNYAKYLNLYHIPEVSEITVYLASVIGALIGFLWYNFYPAQVFMGDTGSLTLGGILGIIVIFIKQELLLPIAGFIFIMEALSVMIQVWHFKTFGKRVFKMAPIHHHFELLGLPETKVTIRFWIVSIMTCLLTFVILKLR